The proteins below are encoded in one region of Candidatus Flexicrinis proximus:
- a CDS encoding ADP-ribosylglycohydrolase family protein: MNLPPDYDERVYAGWLGKCIGVRFGAPLENWTYEDIRDNLGEVTAYLREDAGKIFKPDDDTSVPMILIRALEGLKPGEPLTPQHVADALLNGIGDGHGSFWWGGYGVSTEHTAYMNLAAGIPAPQSGSIAQNGAALAEQIGGQIFSDIWGLVAPNDPARAAGMAAVASSVTHDGEGINGGRFIAALVSAAFSERDPRKLIQIALSHIPSASEYARVVSAMRDFHAQNPSDWRAAFAHLKANFGYDRYPGIVHIIPNAGVVVLGLLYGAGDFSRAIQITNMCGWDTDCNVGNVGAIMGVAVGLAGIDPSWRAPINDLLIAAGVVGTRNILTIPQCADLFCRLARRLINERYTLHSRYHFIYPGSTNNFEAAGTLARPIHQQQAIMDGEPVLQTAIRKLNKKGEVRVFTRTYYRPKELSGNYYGACFTPLIFPGNEAGMQLYLPPDAPDSLTAALYVYDDNHGVNHQDVAEPLTPGAWHTLTYAIPPLTDACLTQVGVVVRNLGEVWEAGSFGIQSLDWKFGTPDFATTFAKERPETGGISQWTRVRGYWRLEDGAYHGSGPGLCETYTGGQGWGWFNYTVEAGITPLIGEQHLVLACVRGASHSYAFGLAPGGQVALYKKVGQPAIVASAPFAWRHGETYRLTLTTSGDTFTGTVTGQDGSSHSLIWRDTAIEFGSGQIGLATWHGGHMAVHSVSVRPATS; this comes from the coding sequence GGCGAAGTGACGGCCTATCTGCGCGAGGACGCCGGCAAGATTTTCAAGCCCGACGACGATACTTCCGTGCCCATGATCCTCATCCGCGCGCTGGAAGGCTTGAAACCCGGCGAGCCGCTCACGCCCCAACACGTCGCCGACGCGCTCCTCAACGGCATTGGCGACGGTCACGGGTCATTCTGGTGGGGCGGCTATGGCGTCTCGACCGAGCACACCGCCTACATGAACCTCGCGGCAGGCATTCCCGCGCCGCAGTCCGGCAGCATCGCCCAGAATGGCGCGGCGCTGGCCGAGCAGATCGGCGGCCAGATCTTCAGCGATATCTGGGGCCTCGTCGCCCCGAACGACCCCGCGCGCGCCGCCGGCATGGCCGCCGTCGCCTCCAGCGTCACCCACGACGGCGAAGGCATCAACGGCGGGCGTTTCATTGCGGCGCTCGTCAGCGCGGCCTTCTCCGAGCGCGATCCCCGCAAACTCATCCAAATCGCCCTCAGCCACATTCCATCCGCCAGCGAATACGCCCGCGTCGTCAGCGCCATGCGCGACTTTCACGCCCAGAATCCATCCGACTGGCGCGCCGCGTTTGCACATCTCAAAGCCAATTTCGGCTACGATCGCTATCCCGGCATCGTCCACATCATCCCCAACGCCGGCGTCGTCGTTCTCGGCCTGCTTTACGGTGCCGGCGATTTTTCGCGCGCCATTCAAATCACAAATATGTGCGGCTGGGACACCGACTGCAACGTCGGTAACGTCGGCGCGATCATGGGCGTGGCGGTCGGCCTCGCCGGCATCGATCCGTCCTGGCGCGCGCCCATCAACGACCTGCTCATCGCCGCCGGCGTCGTCGGCACGCGCAACATCCTGACCATTCCGCAGTGCGCCGATCTGTTTTGCAGGCTGGCGCGGCGCCTGATAAATGAACGTTATACGTTGCATTCGCGCTATCACTTCATCTACCCCGGCTCGACCAACAATTTTGAGGCCGCAGGGACGCTCGCCCGTCCGATTCACCAGCAGCAGGCAATCATGGATGGCGAACCCGTGTTGCAAACCGCCATCCGCAAGCTGAACAAAAAGGGCGAAGTCCGTGTCTTTACGCGCACGTACTATCGCCCCAAGGAACTGAGCGGCAATTACTATGGTGCATGCTTCACCCCGCTCATTTTTCCGGGTAATGAGGCGGGAATGCAACTGTATTTGCCGCCCGATGCGCCCGACTCGCTCACGGCGGCACTCTACGTCTACGACGACAATCACGGTGTGAATCATCAGGATGTCGCCGAGCCGTTGACGCCCGGCGCATGGCATACGCTGACCTATGCTATCCCCCCTCTGACCGATGCGTGTCTGACGCAGGTCGGCGTCGTTGTCCGCAATCTTGGCGAGGTATGGGAAGCTGGTTCGTTCGGTATTCAGTCGCTGGATTGGAAGTTCGGAACGCCGGATTTCGCCACGACCTTTGCCAAAGAACGCCCGGAGACTGGCGGTATCAGCCAGTGGACTCGCGTGCGCGGCTACTGGCGTCTGGAGGACGGCGCCTATCACGGCAGCGGTCCCGGCCTGTGCGAGACCTACACAGGCGGTCAGGGCTGGGGCTGGTTCAACTATACAGTCGAAGCCGGCATCACCCCGCTGATTGGCGAACAACATTTGGTGTTGGCCTGCGTACGTGGCGCTTCCCACAGCTATGCCTTTGGCCTCGCGCCGGGCGGACAAGTCGCCCTTTATAAGAAAGTTGGACAGCCTGCCATCGTGGCTTCCGCGCCATTCGCGTGGCGGCATGGCGAGACCTACCGTCTGACTCTGACGACATCAGGCGACACGTTCACGGGGACCGTCACGGGTCAGGATGGCAGCAGTCACTCGCTGATCTGGCGCGATACCGCTATCGAGTTCGGCAGCGGCCAGATCGGCCTCGCTACCTGGCACGGCGGCCACATGGCCGTCCATTCCGTCAGCGTCCGTCCTGCAACATCCTAG